From the genome of Natronolimnobius baerhuensis:
ACAACGATGGCCCAAGGGTACGAACACCTGCGTCTTGATCCACCCGCCCTCGAGGACATGTACGTTGGCGTCAACTACATGGAGGAACTCGAGACCGAGGAGAGTCAAACGTTCGTCGACGCCTTCTACGAGGAGTACCCAGATGCGGACTACCTCAACCAGGAGGCCCAGAACAACTACTTCTCGATCCACATGTGGGCCGACGCCGTCGAAGCCGCTGGCACGTTCGATCAAGAGGCAGTCATTGCCGAACTCGAGAGCGGAATGGAAATCGATGCTCCCGAGGGGACAATCGAACTCGATCCAGCGACCCATCACATGACTCACCACATGCGAATCGGTCATGCAGACGAAAATCACGAGGTAACCTTCGACGAGGAACAGTACATCGAGCCGACGTTCCTCCACGAGGTTGGGTGTGACTTGACTGAGGAGGCCGAACAAACCCAGTACGAGCCAGAAGAGTTCTACGATCTGATCTAGAATGGACGCCCTCTACGAACTGCTGAACTTCGGCTTTCAGTTCCTCGATAGCTTCGCGTTTATCGTCCTCGCGACAATAGGGTTAGCGATCATCTTCGGGATGATGGGCATCATCAACCTCGCACATGGCGAGTTTATCCTCGTCGGGGCGTACGCGACGACGCTATCGTTTCACGCTGGCTTGCCACTCCCGCTTGCGATGGTTGCCGGCGTTGTCGTGACGACGATTTTCGGCGTGATCCTCGAGCGAACGATTATCCGTCACCTCTACGGGCGGTTGCTCGATTCGATGGTGGTTACGTTCGGGATTAGCCTCGTCATGGTTCAGTTGACCAGAATCGTCTTTGGCAACTCGCTGAACCAGATCGGGACGCCGTTTGGCGGTATCAGCTACGGTCCGTACTCCTACTCGACGTACCGGAGCGTCTTTCTCGCATCGGCTGCGATAGTGACGCTCGTCGCACTGTACGTCGTGTTCACTCGAACAACGTTCGGCGTTCGGGCTCGAGCGACGATTCAGGACGAAGAGACAGCCCGCAGCATGGGCGTCGACACCGATCGGATGTACCTCTCGACGTTTGCAATCGGGTCAGCACTGGCTGGGTTGACTGGGGCACTGTACGCGCCAGCAACCACCATGTCACCCGAACTCGGGACGTACTTCCTCGTCGAGGCCTTCGTCGCCGTCGTCGTCGGTGGGCCGTCGGTCCTGCTCGGAACGCCACTGGCTGGCGCACTGCTCGGGGCCGTCGACGCGTTTTTCGCCAACCTGTGGGGCCAGTTCATCGGAACCGTCTTCTTGCTCCTGACGGCAATCATCGCAATTCGGGTCATGCCGGATGGAATCACCGGCTTGCTCAGAGATCTGCGTGAAAAGTGGGGGCAGTCAGAATGAGTTCGAAATCCGATTCATCGCTCCTTGCCAGTGTTCGCGCACCGTTCGAAGGGCCGAACACCATCGGGAACTCGAATGCGTTCTGGGCGAGTTTCGCACTGGGAGTCGCCTTGCTCGCACTCTACCCGCTGTTGTTCGGCGCGTACGCCGCAGAGTCGAGTTCGGTGTATCTCGTCTACGCGCTGTTGGGTGTGAGTCTGGCGTTCATCTGGGGATTCTGTGGCATCCTCAGTTTCGGCCAGGTCGCCTTCTTCGGCATTGCTGGCTACACGTTCGGGATCGTCTCAATCAACATCTCGACGTACACCGGCGCGACCCTCGGGATCGTCACTGGCGTTCTCGTCGCAACATTATTCGCAGCCCTGCTCGGCTACTTCATGTTCTACGGAGGCATCCGCGAGGTCTACGTGACGATCATTACGCTGGTCGTCGCGCTCGTGTTACACACCTTCATGGGACAGACCGCAGGCAGCGAGTGGGCCATCGGCGAGGCCCGACTGGGCGGGTTCAACGGCATGGTCGGCGTTCCCGACCTCGCAGTCGGTATCGGCACCACCGGCCTCGAGTTCGCCGGTGCGATGCACTACTACGTGGTGCTGCTTGTCCTCGTGGCGACGGTACTTGGACTCCGCGCGCTCGTCAACAGCCAGTTTGGCTACGCGATGGTCGCCACGCGAGAGGACGAAGCCCGAACCGAGATGTTTGGCTACAACACGACATTTATCAAGTTCGTGACGTTCACACTCGGCGGTGCACTCGCCGGACTCAGCGGTGTTCTGTTCGTCACGTGGGGGAACTACATCGACCCAAGCGAGTTCGCGATTACCGCTGCTGCAATGCCGGTCATCTGGGCCAGCATCGGCGGTCGCGAGTCAATTGCTGGAACAGTCGCTGCGGCGATTGCCATCCAATGGCTCCAGATCCAACTCACCGGTGAGTGGGCGCTCGTCATCGTTGGCTCCCTCCTCATCGTCGTCATGCTCGTCCTTCCTGACGGGATCGCCCCAGGCATCCGTGATCTGGTCGTCTCCCTCCGGGAACGCCGCCACGACGACTCCGGAACACCCGCTGCGACCGAGGAGGTGAGCGACTGATGGGAACCAGCGATCCAACAGTCAAAACCAACGTCGCAGTCGACGAAACCGGTGTCGACACGGAGACCATTCTCCAGACACGCGACCTTCGCAAGGAGTTCGGTGGACTGACCGCAACCGACGACATCGACTTCGGCATCGACGAGGGCGAACTTCGCTGTCTGATCGGCCCGAACGGCGCTGGAAAGAGTACTTTCGTCAAACTCCTCACCGGCCGCCTCGAGCCAACTGATGGCTCGATCTACTACGATGGAAGCGAGATCACGACGCTTCCGTCCCACGAACGAGTCACACGTGGAATCAGTATCAAGTTCCAAGTGCCGAGTATCTACCCGAATCTGACCGTCCGCGAAAACATTCGGATTCCGCTCCAGACCGTCGCCGACCCCGCGAACTTCGAGGAGCGAACACACGAACTCCTCGAGCGATTCCACCTGGCCGAAACGGGCGATGAGATGGCGTCTACTCTCTCACATGGCCAACAACAGCGCCTCGAGATCGCGATGGCGATGAGTCTCGAGCCGAATCTCATGTTGCTCGACGAACCGGTCGCGGGACTGTCAGTCGAAGAGACCAGCGAAATCGCTGATCTCCTGACGACGATCAACGAGGAAGACGGCGTCGCGTTCATCGTCATCGAACACGACATCGACTTCGTCGAGTCGATTGCAGATCAAGTGACGGTCTTGCACCAAGGTGAGATCTTCACCGAAGGATCGATTGCGGACATTCGAAACGATCCCGATGTCAGACGAATCTACCTGGGTGAAGAAGAATGATGCTCACAGTCGAAAACCTCGATGTATCGTACGGCAAGACACCGATATTGCGAGATATCTCGCTCACTGTCGACGACGGCGAAATCGTCGGCATCATGGGGAAAAACGGCGTCGGAAAAACGACGCTCATCAAAGCGATCATGGGCCTGCTCGAGGCCAGTTCCGGCCGAATCGTCTTCAAGGGCGAACGCGTCGCCGACGCGGCTGCGTCTGAGACGGGCACTGCGGACTCGAGCGAGTTCAGAGCCCGTCTTGCCAGCGTCTTCAACACCAGTTCGAAGTCGAATATCTGGGTCAGCGCTGACGAACGCGCTCGCCGTGGGATGGGCTACATTCCACAGGGACGAGACGTCTTTCCCGATCTGACTGTCGAGGAAAATCTCCGGATGGGTGAGGGAATCAACGAGGACGATTCGACAATTCGGTACAACGACGTCTACAACTATTTCCCCATTCTCGAGGAGCGACGCACGCAACAGGCGGGAACGATGTCCGGCGGGCAACAGCAGATGCTCGCAATCGGCCGGGCACTGATCGGCAATCCGGACCTCCTGTTGCTCGATGAACCCTCCGAAGGGGTCCAGCCGTCAATCGTCCAGGACATTACGCGCGACCTCAAACAGGTCAATCGCGACCTCGGAACGACGATTCTGTTCGTCGAGCAAAATCTCCACGTCGTCCAGAATCTCGCCGAACGATGTTACGCAATCGACAAGGGAACGATCATCGACGAACTGGGACCTGACCGAATCCAGTCGCGCGAAGAAGTCACGGAGTACCTGGCTGTCTAACGCTCGCTCGCCTCGAGCACCGTCTCCCGCAACTCGGCCGGCGAATCGGCCACGTCGTCCGCGGGCGAGAGATCCAACCCATCGTGGGCATCGATTCGATAGGCGACAACAAACGCACCCGCTCGAGCGCCTGCCTCGACGCCATTTTCGGAGTCCTCAACCACAACGCACTCAGCAGCCGACGCGCCAACCTCGCTCGCGGCGTACTCGAAGACGTCCGGTGCAGGTTTTCCGGCGGCGTCGATATCTTCGGCGCTGATGACTTCATCGAAGTCATCTTCAAGCTCGAATCGCTCGAGTACCCAGCCGATCCACTCCTGGGGTGACGAGGAGACGACAGCCGTCTCGAGGCCGCGATCCTCGAGTCGCTCAAGCAGGCCGGGGAGACCGTCCAGCAGGTCGACGTGGTCGCGATACATCGCTCGGGCCGCCGTCTCGAAGCGGTCTTCGAAGTCATCGCGCCCGATAGCGGTGCCGTAGGTTTCCTCGAGATAGTCGTAGGTTTCGCGGTAGTTCATCCCGGTGACTTCGGCGACGTCGACGTCGCCG
Proteins encoded in this window:
- the urtB gene encoding urea ABC transporter, permease protein UrtB, with amino-acid sequence MDALYELLNFGFQFLDSFAFIVLATIGLAIIFGMMGIINLAHGEFILVGAYATTLSFHAGLPLPLAMVAGVVVTTIFGVILERTIIRHLYGRLLDSMVVTFGISLVMVQLTRIVFGNSLNQIGTPFGGISYGPYSYSTYRSVFLASAAIVTLVALYVVFTRTTFGVRARATIQDEETARSMGVDTDRMYLSTFAIGSALAGLTGALYAPATTMSPELGTYFLVEAFVAVVVGGPSVLLGTPLAGALLGAVDAFFANLWGQFIGTVFLLLTAIIAIRVMPDGITGLLRDLREKWGQSE
- a CDS encoding ABC transporter permease subunit, whose translation is MSSKSDSSLLASVRAPFEGPNTIGNSNAFWASFALGVALLALYPLLFGAYAAESSSVYLVYALLGVSLAFIWGFCGILSFGQVAFFGIAGYTFGIVSINISTYTGATLGIVTGVLVATLFAALLGYFMFYGGIREVYVTIITLVVALVLHTFMGQTAGSEWAIGEARLGGFNGMVGVPDLAVGIGTTGLEFAGAMHYYVVLLVLVATVLGLRALVNSQFGYAMVATREDEARTEMFGYNTTFIKFVTFTLGGALAGLSGVLFVTWGNYIDPSEFAITAAAMPVIWASIGGRESIAGTVAAAIAIQWLQIQLTGEWALVIVGSLLIVVMLVLPDGIAPGIRDLVVSLRERRHDDSGTPAATEEVSD
- a CDS encoding ABC transporter ATP-binding protein, translated to MGTSDPTVKTNVAVDETGVDTETILQTRDLRKEFGGLTATDDIDFGIDEGELRCLIGPNGAGKSTFVKLLTGRLEPTDGSIYYDGSEITTLPSHERVTRGISIKFQVPSIYPNLTVRENIRIPLQTVADPANFEERTHELLERFHLAETGDEMASTLSHGQQQRLEIAMAMSLEPNLMLLDEPVAGLSVEETSEIADLLTTINEEDGVAFIVIEHDIDFVESIADQVTVLHQGEIFTEGSIADIRNDPDVRRIYLGEEE
- a CDS encoding ABC transporter ATP-binding protein; translation: MLTVENLDVSYGKTPILRDISLTVDDGEIVGIMGKNGVGKTTLIKAIMGLLEASSGRIVFKGERVADAAASETGTADSSEFRARLASVFNTSSKSNIWVSADERARRGMGYIPQGRDVFPDLTVEENLRMGEGINEDDSTIRYNDVYNYFPILEERRTQQAGTMSGGQQQMLAIGRALIGNPDLLLLDEPSEGVQPSIVQDITRDLKQVNRDLGTTILFVEQNLHVVQNLAERCYAIDKGTIIDELGPDRIQSREEVTEYLAV
- a CDS encoding HAD family hydrolase, translated to MQAVLFDMDGVLVNSEDYWTEFQRDQLLPAAVPDGDVDVAEVTGMNYRETYDYLEETYGTAIGRDDFEDRFETAARAMYRDHVDLLDGLPGLLERLEDRGLETAVVSSSPQEWIGWVLERFELEDDFDEVISAEDIDAAGKPAPDVFEYAASEVGASAAECVVVEDSENGVEAGARAGAFVVAYRIDAHDGLDLSPADDVADSPAELRETVLEASER